One window of the Zea mays cultivar B73 chromosome 3, Zm-B73-REFERENCE-NAM-5.0, whole genome shotgun sequence genome contains the following:
- the LOC100285385 gene encoding protein ROOT HAIR DEFECTIVE 3 isoform X1: protein MPQILMLFENYNHPPPIKAPTPSCTSLPQPPPSPTLTPTPAAARAPAPSPHEMGDACFSTQLIDGDGVFNVSGLENFMKDARLGECGLSYAVVSIMGPQSSGKSTLLNHLFGTNFREMDAFRGRSQTTKGIWLAKAQNIEPCTLVMDLEGTDGRERGEDDTAFEKQSALFALAVSDIVLINMWCHDIGREQAANKPLLKTVFQVMMRLFSPRKTTLLFVIRDKSRTPLENLEPILREDIQKIWDAVPKPHAHKETPLSEFFDVQVVALSSYEEKEELFKQQVSDLRDRFQYSIAPGGLAGDRRGVVPASGFSFSSQQFWKVIKENKDLDLPAHKVMVATVRCEEIGNEKVGSFTSDEEWQQLEEAVQHDFVPGFGKKISSLLDRCLSEYDMEAIYFDEGVRSSKRQQLESKLLQLVNPAYQSLLGHLRTRTLEAFNESFDKALEKEGFAAAARNCTQTFLEKFDKGSEDAAIQQVNWDTSKVKDKLRRDIEAHVASVRAAKLSELCAKYEAQLTKALAEPVESLLDSASEDTWPAIRKLLQRETKTAVSGLQSAVSAFELDEATEKELLVKLEKHGRSVVESKAKEEAGRVLIRMKDRFSMLFSRDADSMPRVWTGKEDIKAITKTARSASMKLLSTMAAIRLEEDGDNIENTLSVALVDTSKPGTTDRSIQLTDPLASSSWERVGEEKTLITPVQCKNLWRQFKAETEYTVTQALAAQEANKRNNNWLPPPWALAAMAILGFNEFMTLLRNPLYLFAIFVIYLVGKAIWVQSEIGREFQHGFLPAILSLSTKFVPTVMNILKRLADEGQAPAAAPERQREMELQPKPTRNGSSYTNATSAGSSSVTTSEIGPEYSSPVAQ from the exons ATGCCCCAAATTCTTATGCTTTTCGAAAATTACAATCACCCACCCCCAATAAAAGCGCCCACACCCTCCTGCACCTCCCTTCCTCAACCTCCGCCATCACCGACGCTGACTCCCACACCGGCCGCCGCGCGAGCCCCGGCACCATCTCCGCACG AAATGGGGGATGCGTGTTTCTCAACACAGCTAATTGATGGAGATGGGGTCTTCAACGTCTCTGGATTGGAGAACTTCATGAAGGATGCCAGATTGGGTGAATGCGGGCTCTCCTATGCTGTTGTATCAATAATGGGCCCGCAAAGTAGTG GGAAAAGTACACTTTTGAATCATCTTTTTGGCACCAATTTTAGGGAGATGGACGCCTTCAGAGGAAG GTCACAGACTACCAAAGGTATATGGTTAGCGAAGGCCCAGAATATTGAACCGTGCACCCTTGTAATGGATTTGGAAGGAACTGATggaagggagaggggagag GATGACACAGCATTTGAGAAGCAAAGTGCATTGTTTGCTTTGGCCGTTTCAGACATTGTGTTGATTAATAT GTGGTGTCATGACATTGGTAGAGAACAGGCTGCAAACAAGCCTCTTTTGAAGACTGTTTTCCAG gtcatgatgaggttgttcAGTCCTCGTAAAACAACATTGTTGTTTGTCATTCGTGACAAATCAAGG ACACCCCTAGAAAATCTTGAACCAATTTTAAGGGAAGACATTCAGAAG ATATGGGATGCTGTTCCAAAACCCCATGCCCATAAAGAAACTCCACTTAGCGAATTTTTCGAT GTACAAGTTGTGGCACTGTCCAGTTAtgaagaaaaagaagagttgTTCAAACAGCAG GTTTCTGATTTAAGAGATAGGTTTCAGTATTCTATCGCTCCTGGTGGACTTGCTGGGGATCGTCGTGGTGTCGTCCCAGCTTCAGGATTCTCGTTTAGTTCCCAGCAATTTTGGAAAGTCATTAAGGAGAACAAAGACCTTGATCTGCCTGCTCATAAA GTTATGGTTGCTACTGTACGTTGTGAGGAAATTGGTAATGAGAAAGTCGGCAGTTTTACATCTGATGAG GAATGGCAACAATTAGAGGAGGCTGTTCAACATGACTTTGTTCCTGGATTTGGGAAGAAGATCAGCAGCCTTCTTGATAGATGTTTATCAGA GTATGACATGGAGGCTATTTATTTTGATGAAGGTGTCAGAAGCTCTAAACGGCAACAGCTTGAGTCTAAACTCCTACAG CTTGTCAATCCTGCCTATCAATCTCTTCTAGGTCACTTGCGTACTAGAACTTTAGAAGCATTTAATGAGTCCTTTGACAAGGCTCTAGAAAAGGAGGGATTTGCTGCAGCCGCTCGCAATTGTACTCAAACTTTCTTGGAGAAGTTTGATAAAGGATCTGAAG ATGCTGCTATTCAACAAGTGAATTGGGACACCTCAAAAGTGAAGGATAAGCTTAGACGTGACATTGAGGCTCATGTAGCTTCAGTTCGAGCTGCTAAATTATCTGAACTTTGTGCCAAATATGAG GCACAACTTACCAAAGCTCTGGCGGAACCAGTTGAATCTCTTCTAGATTCAGCCAGTGAAGATACGTGGCCAGCTATTAGAAAGCTTCTTCAACGCGAGACAAAAACTGCCGTTTCAGGTCTTCAATCTGCTGTGTCAGCTTTTGAACTTGATGAAGCAACTGAGAAAGAACTGCTTGTGAAGCTGGAGAAGCATGGAAGGAGTGTTGTTGAGTCAaaggcaaaagaagaagctggaagGGTTTTGATTCGCATGAAGGACAG GTTTTCAATGCTGTTCAGCCGAGATGCTGACTCTATGCCCAGGGTGTGGACAGGAAAGGAGGACATAAAAGCTATAACTAAAACCGCTCGCTCAGCT TCCATGAAGTTGCTTTCTACAATGGCTGCAATTCGGTTGGAGGAGGATGGTGATAACATTGAGAACACTCTTTCCGTTGCTCTTGTTGACACCTCAAAACCTGGGACTACTGATAGGAGTATCCAATTGACCGATCCACTTGCCTCCAGTTCATGGGAAAGG GTTGGCGAGGAGAAGACTTTAATTACCCCTGTGCAGTGCAAAAATTTGTGGAGGCAATTCAAGGCTGAAACTGAATATACAGTGACTCAAGCCTTAGCTGCTCAG GAAGCAAATAAGAGGAACAACAACTGGCTACCACCTCCATGGGCACTTGCTGCAATGGCTATTCTTGGATTCAACGAGTTCATGACATTACTGAG GAACCCGCTTTACCTGTTTGCCATATTTGTGATTTATCTCGTTGGAAAAGCCATTTGGGTGCAATCAGAAATCGGCAGGGAATTCCAACACGGATTT CTTCCTGCCATCCTTTCACTGTCGACGAAGTTTGTGCCCACTGTAATGAACATCCTGAAGAGATTAGCCGACGAGGGTCAAGCACCTGCAGCCGCCCCAGAGAGGCAGAGAGAGATGGAGCTCCAACCAAAACCCACCAGGAACGGTTCTTCATACACCAACGCGACGTCGGCGGGGTCATCCAGCGTAACCACTTCGGAGATCGGACCTGAGTATTCGAGCCCGGTGGCGCAATGA
- the LOC100285385 gene encoding Protein ROOT HAIR DEFECTIVE 3 (The RefSeq protein has 9 substitutions compared to this genomic sequence): MGDACFSTQLIDGDGVFNVSGLENFMKDVRLGECGLSYAVVSIIGPQSSGKSTLLNHLFGTNFREMDAFRGRSQTTKGIWLAKAQNIEPCTLVMDLEGTDGRERGEDDTAFEKQSALFALAVSDIVLINMWCHDIGREQAANKPLLKTVFQVMMRLFSPRKTTLLFVIRDKSRTPLENLEPILREDIQKIWDAVPKPHAHKETPLSEFFDVQVVALSSYEEKEELFKQQVSDLRDRFQYSIAPGGLAGDRRGVVPASGFSFSSQQFWKVIKENKDLDLPAHKVMVATVRCEEIGNEKVGSFTSDEEWQQLEEAVQHDFVPGFGKKISSLLDRCLSEYDMEAIYFDEGVRSSKRQQLESKLLQLVNPAYQSLLGHLRTRTLEAFNESFDKALEKEGFAAAARNCTQTFLEKFDKGSEDAAIQQVNWDTSKVKDKLRRDIEAHVASVRAAKLSELCAKYEAQLTKALAEPVESLLDSASEDTWPAIRKLLQRETKTAVSGLQSAVSAFELDEATEKELLVKLEKHGRSVVESKAKEEAGRVLIRMKDRFSMLFSLDADSMPRVWTGKEDIKAITKTARSASMKLLSTMAAIRLEEDGDNIENTLSVALVDTSKPGTTDRSIQLTDPLASSSWERVAEEKTLITPVQCKSLWRQFKAETEYTVTQALAAQEANKRNNNWLPPPWALAAMAILGFNEFMTLLRNPLYLFAIFVMYLIGKAIWVQSEFGREFQHGFLPAILSLSTKFVPTVMNILKRLADEGQAPAAAPERQREMELQPKHTRNGSSYTNATSAGSSSVTTSEIGPEYSSPVAQ; encoded by the exons ATGGGGGATGCGTGTTTCTCAACACAGCTAATTGATGGAGATGGGGTCTTCAACGTCTCTGGATTGGAGAACTTCATGAAGGATGCCAGATTGGGTGAATGCGGGCTCTCCTATGCTGTTGTATCAATAATGGGCCCGCAAAGTAGTG GGAAAAGTACACTTTTGAATCATCTTTTTGGCACCAATTTTAGGGAGATGGACGCCTTCAGAGGAAG GTCACAGACTACCAAAGGTATATGGTTAGCGAAGGCCCAGAATATTGAACCGTGCACCCTTGTAATGGATTTGGAAGGAACTGATggaagggagaggggagag GATGACACAGCATTTGAGAAGCAAAGTGCATTGTTTGCTTTGGCCGTTTCAGACATTGTGTTGATTAATAT GTGGTGTCATGACATTGGTAGAGAACAGGCTGCAAACAAGCCTCTTTTGAAGACTGTTTTCCAG gtcatgatgaggttgttcAGTCCTCGTAAAACAACATTGTTGTTTGTCATTCGTGACAAATCAAGG ACACCCCTAGAAAATCTTGAACCAATTTTAAGGGAAGACATTCAGAAG ATATGGGATGCTGTTCCAAAACCCCATGCCCATAAAGAAACTCCACTTAGCGAATTTTTCGAT GTACAAGTTGTGGCACTGTCCAGTTAtgaagaaaaagaagagttgTTCAAACAGCAG GTTTCTGATTTAAGAGATAGGTTTCAGTATTCTATCGCTCCTGGTGGACTTGCTGGGGATCGTCGTGGTGTCGTCCCAGCTTCAGGATTCTCGTTTAGTTCCCAGCAATTTTGGAAAGTCATTAAGGAGAACAAAGACCTTGATCTGCCTGCTCATAAA GTTATGGTTGCTACTGTACGTTGTGAGGAAATTGGTAATGAGAAAGTCGGCAGTTTTACATCTGATGAG GAATGGCAACAATTAGAGGAGGCTGTTCAACATGACTTTGTTCCTGGATTTGGGAAGAAGATCAGCAGCCTTCTTGATAGATGTTTATCAGA GTATGACATGGAGGCTATTTATTTTGATGAAGGTGTCAGAAGCTCTAAACGGCAACAGCTTGAGTCTAAACTCCTACAG CTTGTCAATCCTGCCTATCAATCTCTTCTAGGTCACTTGCGTACTAGAACTTTAGAAGCATTTAATGAGTCCTTTGACAAGGCTCTAGAAAAGGAGGGATTTGCTGCAGCCGCTCGCAATTGTACTCAAACTTTCTTGGAGAAGTTTGATAAAGGATCTGAAG ATGCTGCTATTCAACAAGTGAATTGGGACACCTCAAAAGTGAAGGATAAGCTTAGACGTGACATTGAGGCTCATGTAGCTTCAGTTCGAGCTGCTAAATTATCTGAACTTTGTGCCAAATATGAG GCACAACTTACCAAAGCTCTGGCGGAACCAGTTGAATCTCTTCTAGATTCAGCCAGTGAAGATACGTGGCCAGCTATTAGAAAGCTTCTTCAACGCGAGACAAAAACTGCCGTTTCAGGTCTTCAATCTGCTGTGTCAGCTTTTGAACTTGATGAAGCAACTGAGAAAGAACTGCTTGTGAAGCTGGAGAAGCATGGAAGGAGTGTTGTTGAGTCAaaggcaaaagaagaagctggaagGGTTTTGATTCGCATGAAGGACAG GTTTTCAATGCTGTTCAGCCGAGATGCTGACTCTATGCCCAGGGTGTGGACAGGAAAGGAGGACATAAAAGCTATAACTAAAACCGCTCGCTCAGCT TCCATGAAGTTGCTTTCTACAATGGCTGCAATTCGGTTGGAGGAGGATGGTGATAACATTGAGAACACTCTTTCCGTTGCTCTTGTTGACACCTCAAAACCTGGGACTACTGATAGGAGTATCCAATTGACCGATCCACTTGCCTCCAGTTCATGGGAAAGG GTTGGCGAGGAGAAGACTTTAATTACCCCTGTGCAGTGCAAAAATTTGTGGAGGCAATTCAAGGCTGAAACTGAATATACAGTGACTCAAGCCTTAGCTGCTCAG GAAGCAAATAAGAGGAACAACAACTGGCTACCACCTCCATGGGCACTTGCTGCAATGGCTATTCTTGGATTCAACGAGTTCATGACATTACTGAG GAACCCGCTTTACCTGTTTGCCATATTTGTGATTTATCTCGTTGGAAAAGCCATTTGGGTGCAATCAGAAATCGGCAGGGAATTCCAACACGGATTT CTTCCTGCCATCCTTTCACTGTCGACGAAGTTTGTGCCCACTGTAATGAACATCCTGAAGAGATTAGCCGACGAGGGTCAAGCACCTGCAGCCGCCCCAGAGAGGCAGAGAGAGATGGAGCTCCAACCAAAACCCACCAGGAACGGTTCTTCATACACCAACGCGACGTCGGCGGGGTCATCCAGCGTAACCACTTCGGAGATCGGACCTGAGTATTCGAGCCCGGTGGCGCAATGA
- the LOC100285385 gene encoding protein ROOT HAIR DEFECTIVE 3 isoform X2 gives MGDACFSTQLIDGDGVFNVSGLENFMKDARLGECGLSYAVVSIMGPQSSGKSTLLNHLFGTNFREMDAFRGRSQTTKGIWLAKAQNIEPCTLVMDLEGTDGRERGEDDTAFEKQSALFALAVSDIVLINMWCHDIGREQAANKPLLKTVFQVMMRLFSPRKTTLLFVIRDKSRTPLENLEPILREDIQKIWDAVPKPHAHKETPLSEFFDVQVVALSSYEEKEELFKQQVSDLRDRFQYSIAPGGLAGDRRGVVPASGFSFSSQQFWKVIKENKDLDLPAHKVMVATVRCEEIGNEKVGSFTSDEEWQQLEEAVQHDFVPGFGKKISSLLDRCLSEYDMEAIYFDEGVRSSKRQQLESKLLQLVNPAYQSLLGHLRTRTLEAFNESFDKALEKEGFAAAARNCTQTFLEKFDKGSEDAAIQQVNWDTSKVKDKLRRDIEAHVASVRAAKLSELCAKYEAQLTKALAEPVESLLDSASEDTWPAIRKLLQRETKTAVSGLQSAVSAFELDEATEKELLVKLEKHGRSVVESKAKEEAGRVLIRMKDRFSMLFSRDADSMPRVWTGKEDIKAITKTARSASMKLLSTMAAIRLEEDGDNIENTLSVALVDTSKPGTTDRSIQLTDPLASSSWERVGEEKTLITPVQCKNLWRQFKAETEYTVTQALAAQEANKRNNNWLPPPWALAAMAILGFNEFMTLLRNPLYLFAIFVIYLVGKAIWVQSEIGREFQHGFLPAILSLSTKFVPTVMNILKRLADEGQAPAAAPERQREMELQPKPTRNGSSYTNATSAGSSSVTTSEIGPEYSSPVAQ, from the exons ATGGGGGATGCGTGTTTCTCAACACAGCTAATTGATGGAGATGGGGTCTTCAACGTCTCTGGATTGGAGAACTTCATGAAGGATGCCAGATTGGGTGAATGCGGGCTCTCCTATGCTGTTGTATCAATAATGGGCCCGCAAAGTAGTG GGAAAAGTACACTTTTGAATCATCTTTTTGGCACCAATTTTAGGGAGATGGACGCCTTCAGAGGAAG GTCACAGACTACCAAAGGTATATGGTTAGCGAAGGCCCAGAATATTGAACCGTGCACCCTTGTAATGGATTTGGAAGGAACTGATggaagggagaggggagag GATGACACAGCATTTGAGAAGCAAAGTGCATTGTTTGCTTTGGCCGTTTCAGACATTGTGTTGATTAATAT GTGGTGTCATGACATTGGTAGAGAACAGGCTGCAAACAAGCCTCTTTTGAAGACTGTTTTCCAG gtcatgatgaggttgttcAGTCCTCGTAAAACAACATTGTTGTTTGTCATTCGTGACAAATCAAGG ACACCCCTAGAAAATCTTGAACCAATTTTAAGGGAAGACATTCAGAAG ATATGGGATGCTGTTCCAAAACCCCATGCCCATAAAGAAACTCCACTTAGCGAATTTTTCGAT GTACAAGTTGTGGCACTGTCCAGTTAtgaagaaaaagaagagttgTTCAAACAGCAG GTTTCTGATTTAAGAGATAGGTTTCAGTATTCTATCGCTCCTGGTGGACTTGCTGGGGATCGTCGTGGTGTCGTCCCAGCTTCAGGATTCTCGTTTAGTTCCCAGCAATTTTGGAAAGTCATTAAGGAGAACAAAGACCTTGATCTGCCTGCTCATAAA GTTATGGTTGCTACTGTACGTTGTGAGGAAATTGGTAATGAGAAAGTCGGCAGTTTTACATCTGATGAG GAATGGCAACAATTAGAGGAGGCTGTTCAACATGACTTTGTTCCTGGATTTGGGAAGAAGATCAGCAGCCTTCTTGATAGATGTTTATCAGA GTATGACATGGAGGCTATTTATTTTGATGAAGGTGTCAGAAGCTCTAAACGGCAACAGCTTGAGTCTAAACTCCTACAG CTTGTCAATCCTGCCTATCAATCTCTTCTAGGTCACTTGCGTACTAGAACTTTAGAAGCATTTAATGAGTCCTTTGACAAGGCTCTAGAAAAGGAGGGATTTGCTGCAGCCGCTCGCAATTGTACTCAAACTTTCTTGGAGAAGTTTGATAAAGGATCTGAAG ATGCTGCTATTCAACAAGTGAATTGGGACACCTCAAAAGTGAAGGATAAGCTTAGACGTGACATTGAGGCTCATGTAGCTTCAGTTCGAGCTGCTAAATTATCTGAACTTTGTGCCAAATATGAG GCACAACTTACCAAAGCTCTGGCGGAACCAGTTGAATCTCTTCTAGATTCAGCCAGTGAAGATACGTGGCCAGCTATTAGAAAGCTTCTTCAACGCGAGACAAAAACTGCCGTTTCAGGTCTTCAATCTGCTGTGTCAGCTTTTGAACTTGATGAAGCAACTGAGAAAGAACTGCTTGTGAAGCTGGAGAAGCATGGAAGGAGTGTTGTTGAGTCAaaggcaaaagaagaagctggaagGGTTTTGATTCGCATGAAGGACAG GTTTTCAATGCTGTTCAGCCGAGATGCTGACTCTATGCCCAGGGTGTGGACAGGAAAGGAGGACATAAAAGCTATAACTAAAACCGCTCGCTCAGCT TCCATGAAGTTGCTTTCTACAATGGCTGCAATTCGGTTGGAGGAGGATGGTGATAACATTGAGAACACTCTTTCCGTTGCTCTTGTTGACACCTCAAAACCTGGGACTACTGATAGGAGTATCCAATTGACCGATCCACTTGCCTCCAGTTCATGGGAAAGG GTTGGCGAGGAGAAGACTTTAATTACCCCTGTGCAGTGCAAAAATTTGTGGAGGCAATTCAAGGCTGAAACTGAATATACAGTGACTCAAGCCTTAGCTGCTCAG GAAGCAAATAAGAGGAACAACAACTGGCTACCACCTCCATGGGCACTTGCTGCAATGGCTATTCTTGGATTCAACGAGTTCATGACATTACTGAG GAACCCGCTTTACCTGTTTGCCATATTTGTGATTTATCTCGTTGGAAAAGCCATTTGGGTGCAATCAGAAATCGGCAGGGAATTCCAACACGGATTT CTTCCTGCCATCCTTTCACTGTCGACGAAGTTTGTGCCCACTGTAATGAACATCCTGAAGAGATTAGCCGACGAGGGTCAAGCACCTGCAGCCGCCCCAGAGAGGCAGAGAGAGATGGAGCTCCAACCAAAACCCACCAGGAACGGTTCTTCATACACCAACGCGACGTCGGCGGGGTCATCCAGCGTAACCACTTCGGAGATCGGACCTGAGTATTCGAGCCCGGTGGCGCAATGA